A section of the Microbacterium sp. MM2322 genome encodes:
- a CDS encoding GNAT family N-acetyltransferase — MPAASSLPRALDDGAVLRVAAPGDEAGILAAIHALAVYEREPDAVRTTTADLTRSLFGEDPKAFAHVIERGGEIRAIAVWFLTFSTWTGRHGIWLEDLFVDETDRGRGYGTALLASLAAVALERGYPRLEWTVLDWNAPAVGFYRSIGAEPLDEWTTQRMTGDALTALAGR, encoded by the coding sequence ATGCCCGCTGCTTCCTCCCTCCCTCGCGCGCTCGACGACGGCGCGGTGCTCCGTGTCGCGGCCCCCGGCGACGAGGCCGGAATCCTCGCCGCGATCCACGCCCTCGCGGTGTACGAACGCGAACCGGATGCCGTCCGCACGACGACGGCCGACCTCACCCGGTCGCTGTTCGGAGAGGATCCGAAGGCGTTCGCGCACGTCATCGAGCGGGGCGGTGAGATCCGTGCGATCGCCGTGTGGTTCCTGACCTTCTCGACCTGGACGGGTCGTCACGGAATCTGGCTCGAGGACCTCTTCGTCGACGAGACCGACCGGGGTCGCGGGTACGGGACCGCACTCCTCGCCTCGCTCGCTGCGGTCGCACTCGAGCGCGGCTATCCACGTCTGGAATGGACGGTCCTGGATTGGAACGCGCCGGCGGTCGGCTTCTACCGCTCGATCGGAGCGGAACCCCTGGATGAGTGGACGACGCAGCGGATGACCGGTGACGCCCTGACCGCACTCGCCGGTCGCTGA
- a CDS encoding glycoside hydrolase family 38 C-terminal domain-containing protein → MHRNDRLALQRIDRLAGDRLAPALYRETTPLQISAWEVPGEPVPFADAVGQTYTPVAEGTAWGRPWGTVWFHVTGSVPASWRDLAGTRPEIVVDLGFDGSGPGFQAEALVFRPDGSIVKAIEPRNASVPVDGDEIDLWIEAAGNPSVAGTFTFAATPLGDLQTAGDEPIYRLRRLELGLLDETVWELQQDIWTLRGLVDQLEPNRTRHARVLAALGRAVDAVDPDDVAGTAPAGRDELRAALAAPASASSHQLTAVGHAHIDSAWLWPIRETVRKVARTFSNVLDLMRTEDDFVFAASSAQQYAWMKEHYPELFERMKDAVAAGRFAPVGGMWVESDTNMPGSEALARQFVEGKRFFLEEFGVEPLEVWLPDSFGYSAALPQIITAAGSRWFLTQKISWNETNRMPHHTFLWEGIDGTRVFTHFPPVDTYNSELSAAELALAERQFAEKADASHSLVPFGWGDGGGGPTREMIAAARRTADLEGSPRVRLGSPAQFFSEAEAEYAEPPVWSGELYLEYHRGTYSAQARTKRGNRRSEHLLRAAELWATLDTVRTGATYPAGRLRSLWQTVLLHQFHDILPGTSIAWVHQEAEATYARVADELQEIIDTAVRSLTGEGDRALTANAAPVALAGAPALGVSAAASVLPVAPERDGDGWTFRHERFQWAIDARGLVVGAVDLTTGRELIDPAFPGGVLQLFRDTPREWDAWNIDAEDGALGTTLTDVTEVVADGADLVVRRRFGSSHVEQRYRVDPFSGALEVEMHLDWRERQKMLKIAFPLRVRAERTESEIQFGHLSRSVHANTTWDAAKFETVAHRWIRVVEGDYGVAVANDSMYGHDVQRAPGSDGGARTVARVTLVRAPLFPDPEADQGAHEFRLSVLPSASVAAAIGEGLRLNLPPVTVNGADEVAPLLTVSDPGVIVEALKLADDGSGDVVVRLYEALGSARTAQIEAGFAVTAVTQTDLLERPIEPTVLRETTSTVRLDLAPFQLVTLRLAR, encoded by the coding sequence ATGCACCGCAACGACCGCCTGGCCCTGCAGCGCATCGACCGGCTCGCCGGCGACCGCTTGGCCCCTGCCCTGTACCGCGAGACGACCCCCCTGCAGATCTCGGCGTGGGAGGTTCCGGGCGAACCCGTCCCGTTCGCGGATGCCGTCGGCCAGACCTACACGCCGGTCGCCGAGGGAACGGCGTGGGGGCGCCCGTGGGGCACCGTGTGGTTCCACGTCACGGGGAGCGTTCCGGCATCCTGGCGAGACCTCGCCGGCACCCGCCCGGAGATCGTCGTCGACCTCGGCTTCGACGGGTCCGGTCCGGGCTTCCAAGCGGAGGCCCTCGTGTTCCGTCCCGACGGGTCCATCGTGAAGGCGATCGAACCGCGGAACGCGTCGGTCCCCGTCGACGGCGACGAGATCGACCTCTGGATCGAGGCGGCGGGAAATCCGAGCGTCGCCGGGACGTTCACCTTCGCCGCCACCCCGCTCGGCGACCTCCAGACCGCCGGCGACGAGCCGATCTACCGGCTGCGCCGGCTGGAGCTCGGCCTGTTGGACGAGACGGTGTGGGAGCTGCAGCAGGACATCTGGACCCTCCGCGGGCTCGTCGACCAGCTCGAACCGAACCGCACCCGTCACGCGCGGGTGCTGGCCGCACTCGGGCGCGCGGTCGACGCCGTCGACCCCGACGACGTCGCCGGCACGGCCCCGGCGGGACGCGATGAGCTCCGCGCCGCGCTCGCGGCCCCGGCATCCGCCTCGTCGCACCAGCTGACCGCGGTCGGACACGCGCACATCGACTCGGCCTGGCTGTGGCCGATCCGCGAGACGGTGCGGAAGGTCGCCCGCACGTTCTCGAACGTCCTCGACCTCATGCGCACCGAGGACGACTTCGTCTTCGCGGCCTCATCCGCGCAGCAGTACGCGTGGATGAAGGAGCACTACCCCGAGCTGTTCGAACGGATGAAGGATGCCGTCGCCGCGGGACGCTTCGCCCCGGTCGGCGGCATGTGGGTCGAGTCCGACACGAACATGCCGGGATCCGAAGCCCTCGCCCGTCAGTTCGTCGAGGGCAAGCGGTTCTTCCTCGAGGAGTTCGGTGTCGAGCCGCTCGAGGTGTGGCTGCCGGACTCGTTCGGATACTCCGCCGCGCTCCCCCAGATCATCACGGCGGCCGGTTCGCGCTGGTTTTTGACGCAGAAGATCTCGTGGAACGAGACGAACCGGATGCCACACCACACCTTCCTCTGGGAGGGCATCGACGGCACCCGGGTCTTCACCCACTTCCCGCCTGTCGACACGTACAACTCCGAGCTGTCCGCGGCCGAGCTCGCCCTCGCCGAGCGGCAGTTCGCCGAGAAGGCGGATGCCTCGCACTCCCTCGTCCCCTTCGGCTGGGGCGACGGCGGTGGCGGACCCACGCGCGAGATGATCGCTGCGGCCCGCCGCACCGCCGACCTCGAGGGATCACCGCGTGTGCGCCTCGGCTCACCGGCGCAGTTCTTCTCCGAGGCAGAGGCCGAGTACGCCGAACCGCCGGTGTGGTCGGGCGAGCTCTACCTCGAGTACCACCGCGGCACGTACAGCGCGCAGGCGCGCACGAAGCGCGGCAACCGCCGGAGCGAGCACCTGCTCCGCGCCGCCGAACTCTGGGCCACGCTGGACACCGTCCGCACGGGCGCGACCTACCCGGCGGGGCGGCTGCGATCGCTCTGGCAGACGGTGCTGCTGCACCAGTTCCACGACATCCTTCCGGGAACCTCCATCGCCTGGGTGCACCAGGAAGCCGAAGCCACGTACGCGCGCGTCGCGGACGAGCTGCAGGAGATCATCGACACCGCGGTCCGCTCGCTCACCGGCGAGGGCGACCGCGCCCTGACGGCGAACGCGGCGCCGGTCGCGCTGGCCGGTGCCCCCGCGCTCGGGGTGTCGGCCGCGGCATCCGTTCTCCCGGTCGCCCCCGAGCGGGACGGCGACGGCTGGACTTTCCGCCACGAGCGGTTCCAGTGGGCGATCGATGCGCGCGGCCTCGTCGTCGGCGCCGTCGACCTCACCACCGGCCGCGAACTGATCGACCCGGCCTTCCCGGGCGGCGTGCTGCAGCTGTTCCGCGACACTCCCCGCGAGTGGGATGCCTGGAACATCGACGCCGAGGATGGCGCGCTCGGCACGACCCTCACCGATGTCACCGAGGTCGTCGCCGACGGCGCGGACCTCGTCGTGCGCCGTCGATTCGGGTCGTCTCACGTCGAGCAGCGGTACCGTGTCGACCCGTTCTCGGGCGCGCTCGAGGTCGAGATGCACCTCGACTGGCGAGAGCGGCAGAAGATGCTGAAGATCGCATTCCCCCTGCGTGTGCGCGCCGAACGCACCGAATCGGAGATCCAGTTCGGTCACCTCTCACGGTCGGTCCACGCGAACACGACATGGGATGCCGCGAAGTTCGAGACCGTCGCGCACCGGTGGATCCGCGTCGTCGAGGGCGACTACGGCGTCGCCGTCGCCAACGACTCGATGTACGGCCACGACGTGCAGCGGGCTCCCGGCTCCGACGGCGGAGCACGGACCGTCGCGCGCGTCACGCTCGTGCGGGCGCCGCTGTTCCCCGATCCCGAAGCGGACCAGGGCGCCCACGAGTTCCGCTTGTCGGTCCTGCCCTCAGCCTCGGTCGCCGCCGCGATCGGCGAGGGGCTCCGTCTCAACCTGCCGCCGGTCACCGTGAACGGCGCCGACGAGGTCGCCCCCCTTCTCACGGTGAGCGACCCCGGAGTGATCGTCGAGGCGCTCAAGCTCGCCGACGACGGATCGGGCGACGTGGTCGTGCGGCTCTACGAGGCGCTCGGCTCGGCGCGGACGGCGCAGATCGAGGCGGGGTTCGCGGTGACAGCGGTCACGCAGACCGACCTGCTCGAGCGGCCGATCGAGCCGACTGTTCTGCGCGAGACGACGAGCACCGTGCGTCTGGACCTCGCCCCGTTCCAGCTCGTCACCCTTCGACTGGCGCGCTGA
- a CDS encoding SRPBCC family protein, translating to MASIIETVDVSVPVSTAYNQWTQFESFPHFLSYVESITQIDDTTNHWKVKIGSVEREFTAHITEQHPDERVAWKSVDEDHAGVVTFHRLSDTETRVTVQLDWKPEGFVETVGAAIGIDDHAVKKDLQKFKEFIESRGAETGAWRGDVG from the coding sequence GTGGCCAGCATCATCGAAACAGTCGATGTCAGCGTGCCGGTGTCGACCGCGTACAACCAGTGGACTCAGTTCGAGTCCTTCCCGCACTTCCTGAGCTACGTCGAGTCGATCACGCAGATCGACGACACGACGAACCATTGGAAGGTGAAGATCGGAAGCGTGGAGCGCGAGTTCACCGCGCACATCACGGAGCAGCATCCGGATGAGCGCGTGGCGTGGAAGAGCGTCGACGAGGATCACGCCGGCGTCGTGACCTTCCACCGCCTGAGCGACACCGAGACCCGGGTCACCGTGCAGCTCGACTGGAAGCCCGAAGGCTTCGTCGAGACCGTCGGCGCCGCGATCGGCATCGACGATCATGCGGTCAAGAAGGACCTGCAGAAGTTCAAGGAGTTCATCGAATCCCGCGGCGCTGAAACCGGTGCCTGGAGAGGCGACGTGGGGTAA
- a CDS encoding extracellular solute-binding protein, producing the protein MKIRTTVTSIAAAATAALLLGGCSADGGGDEGDTITVAYAKTESFTAMDTLMKTAKKEFEASHKGITVELQPISASDDDYKTRLQLSLASPDTAPDVFYEDTFSVRSDVEAGYLLNLDDKLGAWDDWKVFDEAGRTAGQGEDGSVYALPLGTDTRVIWYNKDVLAKAGIAVPWQPESWDDVLVAAAAIKGSQPDVVPFNMYAGTGTAEGSVMQSFYELLYGTGDGKGLYDDESGKWVVGSQGFVDSLGFLEKLYDEGYAVSPDKALDPNVWQAVFGDWFPKDKLGATVEGSYTPSFWAEGGQFAWPEYTDKMGVALFPTQDGQEPGGVSMSGGWTLAASAQTDAPDLAFDFMTTALNKKNALWYAVNNAQIAVRTDVAEDPTYLESNPFVKAVTDAVSVTHFRPANSDYPQVSVAAQQATEAVITGQQSPAEAAAAYDDAVRKIVGDDGVVTE; encoded by the coding sequence GTGAAGATCCGCACCACCGTCACGTCCATCGCCGCAGCAGCGACTGCCGCGCTCCTTCTCGGCGGATGCTCCGCCGACGGCGGAGGCGACGAAGGCGACACCATCACGGTCGCTTATGCGAAGACCGAGTCGTTCACCGCGATGGACACCCTGATGAAGACGGCGAAGAAGGAGTTCGAGGCATCCCACAAGGGGATCACCGTCGAGCTTCAGCCGATCAGCGCGTCCGACGACGACTACAAGACCCGCCTTCAGCTCTCGCTCGCCTCGCCCGACACCGCCCCCGACGTGTTCTACGAGGACACCTTCTCCGTCCGCAGCGACGTCGAGGCGGGGTACCTCCTGAACCTCGACGACAAGCTCGGCGCGTGGGACGACTGGAAGGTGTTCGACGAGGCCGGCCGCACCGCCGGCCAGGGGGAGGACGGCAGCGTGTACGCGTTGCCCCTCGGCACCGACACCCGCGTCATCTGGTACAACAAGGACGTTCTCGCGAAGGCCGGTATCGCCGTTCCCTGGCAGCCCGAGAGCTGGGACGATGTCCTGGTCGCCGCGGCGGCGATCAAGGGGAGCCAGCCCGACGTCGTCCCCTTCAACATGTATGCCGGCACCGGCACGGCCGAAGGCTCGGTCATGCAGAGCTTCTACGAGCTCCTCTACGGCACCGGCGACGGCAAGGGACTCTACGACGACGAGTCCGGCAAGTGGGTGGTCGGCTCGCAGGGGTTCGTCGACTCGCTGGGCTTCCTCGAGAAGCTCTACGACGAGGGCTACGCGGTGAGTCCCGACAAGGCGCTCGACCCGAACGTGTGGCAGGCGGTCTTCGGCGACTGGTTCCCGAAGGACAAGCTCGGCGCGACGGTGGAAGGCTCGTACACGCCGTCGTTCTGGGCCGAGGGCGGGCAGTTCGCCTGGCCCGAGTACACCGACAAGATGGGCGTCGCGCTCTTCCCGACGCAGGACGGCCAGGAGCCCGGTGGCGTCAGCATGTCCGGCGGGTGGACGCTCGCCGCCTCCGCGCAGACGGACGCGCCCGACCTCGCATTCGACTTCATGACCACGGCCCTCAACAAGAAGAACGCCCTCTGGTACGCCGTCAACAACGCCCAGATCGCCGTCCGGACCGACGTCGCCGAAGACCCGACCTACCTCGAGTCCAACCCCTTCGTTAAAGCCGTGACGGATGCCGTCTCGGTCACGCACTTCCGCCCCGCCAACAGCGACTATCCGCAGGTGTCGGTCGCCGCGCAGCAGGCCACGGAAGCCGTGATCACCGGGCAGCAGTCGCCCGCCGAAGCAGCAGCCGCCTACGACGACGCGGTCCGCAAGATCGTCGGCGACGACGGAGTCGTCACCGAGTGA
- a CDS encoding isocitrate lyase/phosphoenolpyruvate mutase family protein: MSTFSLEDRARRLRELHAAPEILRVVNVWDVVSAKAVLAVPETRALATAGHSIAASFGYDDGTIPLETTLDMVGRIVAAAGDVPVSADLDDGYADTGDTIRRAIAVGIVGANMEDRLRPFDESVARVAAAVAAAEAEGVPFALNARTDAIARGGDRPLDESIADAIARGRAFLDAGADVVFVPGVLDAETTARLVEGIGRVSVIGLPGALRAAEYEKLGVARISYGPLTQRVALTAYQDLAADLYRDGVIPESTRALN, from the coding sequence ATGAGTACCTTCTCCCTCGAAGACCGCGCTCGCCGCCTTCGCGAGCTCCACGCCGCCCCCGAGATCCTCCGTGTCGTCAACGTCTGGGACGTCGTCTCGGCGAAGGCCGTCCTCGCCGTGCCCGAGACCCGCGCGCTCGCGACCGCGGGGCACTCCATCGCGGCATCCTTCGGATACGACGACGGGACCATCCCGCTCGAGACGACACTCGACATGGTCGGACGCATCGTCGCCGCCGCGGGGGACGTCCCGGTGTCCGCGGACCTCGACGATGGGTACGCCGACACCGGCGACACCATCCGGCGGGCGATCGCGGTCGGGATCGTCGGCGCGAACATGGAGGACCGGCTGCGACCGTTCGACGAGTCCGTCGCGCGCGTCGCCGCCGCTGTGGCCGCCGCTGAGGCGGAAGGCGTGCCGTTCGCTCTCAACGCCCGCACCGACGCCATCGCCCGCGGCGGCGACCGTCCCCTCGACGAGTCGATCGCCGACGCGATCGCGCGCGGCCGCGCCTTCCTCGATGCCGGCGCCGACGTGGTCTTCGTGCCGGGCGTGCTCGACGCGGAGACCACCGCGCGACTGGTCGAAGGGATCGGCCGCGTCAGCGTCATCGGGCTCCCGGGTGCCCTGCGCGCCGCGGAGTACGAGAAGCTCGGCGTCGCGCGCATCTCCTACGGCCCGCTCACGCAGCGCGTCGCCCTGACCGCGTATCAGGATCTGGCAGCCGACCTGTACCGCGACGGCGTCATCCCCGAGAGCACGCGCGCCCTTAACTGA
- a CDS encoding ROK family transcriptional regulator — protein MARRGANQPSVGGYNEAVVLDQIRRSHGHSRVELADATGLSAQTVSNIVQRLLDAGIVEEAGRTSSGRGKPRTTLRLVGSSRYAVGVHLDPGLITVVVLSIDGEVIARHARATPVAQDPCDTMAVLFQDIEMVLAGSGIDRTRIVGLGVAAPGPVDVERGIVLDPPNLAGWHRVSMRDAIADATGLTVMLEKDVTAAAVAEKWIAPPGGAQNFAFLYLGTGLGIGLVIGDEVVRGGSGNAGEIGHIVVDPDGAPCGCGLRGCIAVTCAPLPLIEEAERLGVLPAERHGDDPTEVDAALTRLVRLSDDGDDAAVALLRRCSEQVSRALAVVSNLLDVDRIVMGGPLWDRLGDLLMSTVPARLDELRAARGVHPVTVSGTALGSDVGAIGAACLILDEALTPRTTSLLVPST, from the coding sequence ATGGCCAGACGCGGAGCCAACCAACCCAGCGTCGGTGGTTACAACGAGGCGGTCGTGCTGGATCAGATCCGCCGATCGCACGGCCACAGCCGCGTCGAGCTCGCCGACGCGACGGGCCTGTCCGCGCAGACCGTCTCGAACATCGTGCAGCGCCTGTTGGATGCCGGGATCGTCGAGGAGGCGGGGCGCACCAGCTCCGGACGCGGAAAACCGCGCACCACGCTGCGCCTGGTGGGTAGCAGCCGCTACGCCGTCGGCGTGCACCTCGACCCGGGTCTCATCACCGTCGTCGTACTGTCGATCGACGGCGAGGTCATCGCCCGCCACGCTCGTGCGACGCCAGTGGCACAAGATCCCTGCGACACCATGGCCGTGCTCTTCCAGGACATCGAGATGGTGCTGGCAGGCTCGGGGATCGACCGCACCCGCATCGTGGGTCTCGGCGTCGCTGCCCCCGGCCCGGTCGACGTGGAACGCGGCATCGTGCTGGACCCGCCGAACCTGGCAGGGTGGCACCGCGTGTCGATGCGGGATGCGATCGCGGATGCCACGGGTCTGACGGTCATGCTCGAGAAGGACGTGACCGCAGCGGCGGTGGCCGAGAAGTGGATCGCGCCACCCGGCGGGGCCCAGAACTTCGCCTTCCTCTACCTCGGGACGGGCCTCGGCATCGGCCTCGTGATCGGCGACGAAGTGGTCCGCGGCGGATCCGGCAACGCGGGCGAGATCGGACACATCGTCGTCGACCCCGACGGCGCGCCTTGCGGCTGCGGGCTGCGCGGCTGCATCGCCGTCACCTGCGCACCGCTCCCGCTCATCGAAGAGGCGGAACGGCTCGGCGTGCTCCCGGCGGAACGTCACGGCGACGACCCGACCGAGGTGGATGCCGCGCTGACTCGTCTCGTGCGCCTGTCCGACGATGGCGACGATGCGGCCGTGGCTCTCTTGCGCAGGTGCAGCGAGCAGGTGTCGCGCGCCCTCGCCGTCGTGTCGAACCTGCTCGATGTCGACCGGATCGTGATGGGCGGTCCCCTGTGGGACCGGCTCGGGGACCTGCTCATGAGCACAGTCCCGGCACGGCTCGACGAGCTGCGCGCCGCGCGAGGCGTGCACCCGGTGACGGTGTCCGGAACCGCACTGGGATCGGACGTCGGCGCCATCGGCGCGGCGTGCCTGATCCTGGACGAGGCACTCACCCCCCGGACGACCTCACTGCTGGTCCCCTCGACGTGA
- a CDS encoding carbohydrate ABC transporter permease, producing MSATEITTTRVRRPVRPPSAASPRRSATRFWANLVLIVIGLLFAAPLAWVVLASIDSAATYQVAWPTKPTLDNFADVLTPELTLRPLVNSVLLSTAAAAVTVVASVLAAYPLSRYRSRFNAPFLYSVLFASCLPITAIMVPVYSLFVQLRLINQPWAVALFLAASALPMALWMTKNFMDSVPISLEEAAWVDGASAMRALVTIVVPLMRPALSVVFVFVFLQAWGNFFVPFVLLLTPDWQPAAVSIYSFFGQYGTVAYGRLAAYSLLYSVPVLGLYLIVTRGLGGTFALSGAVKG from the coding sequence ATGAGCGCCACCGAGATCACCACCACCCGCGTGCGCCGACCGGTGCGGCCACCGAGCGCAGCATCTCCGCGGCGAAGCGCCACCCGCTTCTGGGCGAACCTCGTCCTGATCGTGATCGGCCTGCTGTTCGCCGCCCCGCTCGCCTGGGTCGTGCTCGCCTCGATCGATTCGGCCGCGACGTATCAGGTCGCCTGGCCGACGAAGCCGACCCTCGACAACTTCGCCGACGTCCTGACCCCCGAGCTGACACTCCGCCCCCTCGTGAACAGCGTGCTGCTGTCGACGGCTGCGGCGGCGGTGACCGTCGTGGCATCCGTTCTCGCCGCCTACCCGCTCTCCCGCTACCGATCCCGCTTCAACGCGCCGTTCCTCTACTCCGTGCTCTTCGCCAGCTGCTTGCCGATCACGGCGATCATGGTGCCGGTCTACAGCCTGTTCGTGCAGCTGCGCCTCATCAACCAGCCGTGGGCGGTGGCCCTGTTCCTCGCCGCGAGTGCGCTGCCGATGGCGCTCTGGATGACGAAGAACTTCATGGACTCCGTGCCGATCAGCCTCGAAGAAGCCGCCTGGGTCGACGGGGCGAGCGCGATGCGGGCGCTCGTGACGATCGTCGTCCCGCTCATGCGCCCGGCCCTGAGCGTCGTCTTCGTCTTCGTGTTCCTGCAGGCGTGGGGGAACTTCTTCGTCCCGTTCGTCCTGCTGCTCACGCCCGATTGGCAACCGGCCGCCGTTTCGATCTACTCCTTCTTCGGGCAGTACGGCACCGTCGCCTACGGGCGCCTGGCCGCCTACTCCCTGCTCTACTCGGTTCCCGTCCTCGGTCTCTATCTGATCGTCACCCGCGGCCTCGGAGGCACGTTCGCCCTCTCCGGCGCCGTCAAAGGCTGA
- a CDS encoding sugar ABC transporter permease, with protein MTTTLAPHPDPAAPAPRRARARRGGRVTSTRALPMLPAVGLLVVFLAGPIAWAVAGSLTDRGLTGVSAAKPEFIGFDNFTRLFDDPVLPLSILLTVVFVVGSAIIGQNILGLLLAVLFRAGSRAVAGTVGVIVVIAWVLPEIVAAFVSYAFFSADGTLNGALSLFGVQGPNWLYALPLLAIVLANTWRGTAFSMMIYRAALDDVPPEVTESAMIDGAGTWQRLRFITLPMISGTVFTNLLLTTLQTLSVFTLIWVMTKGGPGDLSTTLPVFAYAEAFSFGDIGYGNAIAIVMLALGAVFSLAYVLSLRRRGGVS; from the coding sequence ATGACGACGACCCTGGCGCCGCATCCTGATCCGGCCGCACCGGCACCTCGCCGCGCCCGCGCACGGCGTGGCGGACGGGTCACATCGACGCGGGCGCTGCCGATGCTCCCCGCGGTCGGCCTCCTCGTCGTCTTCCTCGCCGGCCCCATCGCCTGGGCCGTCGCGGGTTCGCTGACCGACCGGGGCCTCACCGGAGTGAGCGCGGCCAAGCCCGAGTTCATCGGCTTCGACAACTTCACCCGACTGTTCGACGACCCCGTCCTGCCGCTGTCGATCCTCCTGACCGTCGTCTTCGTCGTCGGGTCCGCGATCATCGGCCAGAACATCCTCGGCCTGCTCCTCGCCGTCCTCTTCCGTGCGGGCAGCCGCGCCGTCGCCGGCACCGTCGGCGTGATCGTCGTCATCGCGTGGGTGCTGCCGGAGATCGTCGCCGCGTTCGTCAGCTACGCCTTCTTCTCGGCCGACGGCACGCTCAACGGTGCGCTGTCGCTCTTCGGGGTGCAGGGGCCGAACTGGCTCTACGCGCTGCCACTCCTCGCGATCGTCCTCGCGAACACCTGGCGGGGAACCGCGTTCTCGATGATGATCTACCGGGCGGCGCTCGACGACGTCCCGCCCGAAGTGACCGAGTCGGCGATGATCGATGGTGCCGGCACATGGCAGCGGCTGCGTTTCATCACGCTCCCGATGATCTCGGGCACCGTCTTCACCAATCTGCTCCTGACGACCCTGCAGACCCTGTCCGTGTTCACGCTCATCTGGGTGATGACGAAGGGCGGCCCCGGCGACCTCTCCACGACGCTGCCGGTGTTCGCTTACGCGGAAGCGTTCTCGTTCGGCGACATCGGCTACGGCAACGCGATCGCCATCGTCATGCTCGCGCTGGGCGCCGTCTTCTCCCTCGCCTACGTGCTGTCACTCCGGCGCCGAGGCGGCGTCTCATGA